The following coding sequences lie in one Candidatus Tanganyikabacteria bacterium genomic window:
- a CDS encoding ChaN family lipoprotein — MRIGFVALAIGLLVGCGEAPGLPAASRSLPVRAAAAATAPAGFLAAFGATGQPLTWAGAMARFGQADVVYLGEYHDDPGTHALELAALDALAAGPRKVALSLEMFETDVQALLDTYLAGKVSESEFLAGSRPWGNYRTDYRPLVEFAKAHGIPVVASNVPRRLASMVAKGGLGALAGLPDSEKRWAHIPPSCPADAYWEAFKQFGHPGQSPADLWKWYEAQCLKDETMARSIALVGGNRLVLHVNGAFHSDKALGVPPRVAKVRPGVAGLVATVRPVETAPPALPADLAGVADVALLVKGPARDWQAAPRLN, encoded by the coding sequence ATGCGGATCGGTTTCGTGGCCCTGGCGATCGGCTTGCTGGTCGGCTGCGGCGAAGCTCCCGGCCTCCCGGCCGCGTCGCGGAGCCTCCCCGTGCGGGCGGCCGCCGCCGCGACCGCACCCGCCGGCTTCCTGGCGGCCTTCGGCGCGACCGGTCAGCCCCTGACCTGGGCGGGGGCCATGGCCCGGTTCGGCCAGGCCGACGTCGTCTACCTGGGCGAATACCACGACGATCCGGGCACGCATGCGCTGGAACTGGCCGCCCTCGACGCACTCGCCGCCGGTCCCCGGAAGGTCGCCCTGTCCCTCGAGATGTTCGAGACCGACGTGCAGGCTCTGCTGGATACCTACCTGGCCGGCAAAGTAAGCGAGAGCGAGTTCCTTGCGGGCTCGCGCCCCTGGGGCAACTACCGGACCGATTACCGCCCCCTGGTAGAGTTCGCCAAGGCCCACGGCATCCCGGTCGTGGCCTCCAACGTGCCGCGGCGCCTGGCCAGCATGGTCGCCAAGGGCGGACTGGGGGCCCTGGCCGGCCTTCCCGACTCGGAGAAGCGCTGGGCGCACATCCCGCCGAGTTGCCCGGCCGACGCGTACTGGGAAGCCTTCAAGCAGTTCGGACATCCCGGCCAGTCGCCGGCCGACCTCTGGAAGTGGTACGAGGCGCAGTGCCTCAAGGACGAGACCATGGCCCGCTCGATCGCCCTGGTCGGCGGCAACCGCCTGGTCCTGCACGTCAACGGGGCGTTCCACTCCGACAAGGCCCTGGGCGTCCCGCCGCGGGTTGCCAAGGTGCGCCCCGGCGTCGCCGGCCTGGTCGCCACGGTCCGCCCGGTCGAGACCGCGCCGCCGGCATTGCCAGCCGACCTGGCCGGCGTGGCGGACGTCGCCTTGCTGGTCAAGGGCCCGGCCCGCGATTGGCAAGCCGCGCCCCGCCT